From the Theropithecus gelada isolate Dixy chromosome 16, Tgel_1.0, whole genome shotgun sequence genome, the window GATGTCGTAGCCAAATGAGGGACTGGACTGTCCCTATGATGCAGCTAAGTGTTTTTGAAGACTATTATAAATTTAATGGAGAACCACTTCCAAAATGATATTCATACCTAGATGCCAAACTACATATTTAGGGTGATGCCATCCTTGTAaggtgtgtttctgtgtgtgtaggCATTAAAAAATTGTATAAGGAAGCTGGGCGTAATAGTTcgctcttgtaatcccagcactttgggaggctgaagtgggagtatcacttgagcccaggaatttgagaccagcctgggcaacatggggaggcctcatctctacaaaaaaaaaaaaaaaaaaaaaaaatggctggacgtggaggctcacacctgtaatcccagcactttggcagtccaaggcaggcagatcatttgaggtcaggagtttgagaccagcctggccaacatggcaaaaccctgtatctactaaaaatacaaaaattagccatgtgtggtagtacacacctgtaatcctagctactcaggaggctgaggcagaagaatcacctcactccaggaggcagaggttgcagtgagctgagattgcaccattgcactccagcctgggtgacagagcaagactctgtctcaaaaaaaataaaataacaattaactgtgcctggtggcacgtgccctggtcccagttactctagaggctaaggcaagaggattgcttgagtctggaagATTGAAGCTACGGCCTTACTGAGGCTACAATAAgctgttcatgccactgcactccagcctgggcaagaccctgtctcaaaaaaaaaaaaaaagaaaaaacaaaacaaaaagaatatgctgaaatTGTAGAGAAGGGAATAAAAATTACCACCATCTATTAATTGTATCAGTGTTTGGGTATATGGTGATGTGAGATCAGGGATGCATAAAGCGACCAAATTCAACtgaggatttaaaaaaagaaaaaaaaaagccaatttttAAAGGCACAGACAATCCAGACCCCTCCCATTCCCTGGGTGCTGACCTGGACCAAGCCTGAGACGGGAAGTGACTGCTGGGCCCTCAGCCAGTCTAGGCTCCCAGTGCCCCTTCACTGTATTGTGTAGGTGTATCCAAGTGTGTGGGCAGTGTAAGGAATGTTTAAAAGCCAATTTTGCCTTATGTACTGACTTCAGAACGTTATCTGTAGCACAAGGTagtcatttattgaaaaaaaaatacgtaTTTGAAAGTTTGACAGCAACAGTGGTGCTGCTGCAGCCAGGTCACTGACAGCTCTAATGGCTCCTTTATTATCTCTCCTGTTTCTGGGCGAACCTCTTAGCCATTCGTTCCTGGTTAACTCGGAAACACATCCAGAGGCTACATGCAGCTGCCACAGTCATCAAGCACGCGTGGCAGAAGTGGAGAGTAAGTAAGACCCAAGAAGTCGGGGTGGGCAGTGGATCAGTTTTAGGGACCAGATGGACCCAAGTGGGAATGCTGGCTCTGCCACTGTAATGCAGGTGGCCTTGGGCAGGTTGTTCACATGTGAGCCTCATATTCCTTGTGTATGCGGTGGGCACAGTAACACCTACCCTGCAGGGTGGTTATGAAGGTAAAGAGTGGTGTAAACAACTCTGGGAATATACCAAACTCTGGAATGTATACTTTAGAAGACTGGGTTTTATGGCATATCAGTTATATCTCAAtgggctatttttttgttttcaagtagCATATGTAAGGCCTAAGCACAGTTGCCTGGGGTGTATAGACTTGTGCCATATGGAACCAGTTTGGTTCAGGGCAGCCAGCTGTTCACAACCAGGTGCCTTCAGTTCACCTTGTTAACATGATTTGTTAAAGatagttttgatttccattttctgCTAAGAGGGCTAGATAAATCTAAAGCTATAAAGGGATGTTTGCTTTTTAAGATCAGAATGGCCTACCTTGCTGCTAAAGAACTGGACGGTGTGGAAGAAAAACACTTCTCTCAAGCTCCCTGTTCCTTGAGCACCTCGCCGCTGCAGACAAGGTTCCTGGAGGCAATAATCCGCCTCTGGCCCCTGGGACTGGTCCTGGCCAATACAGCAATGGGTGTAAGCAGCTTTCAGAGGAAATTAGTGGTCTGGGCCTGCCTCCAGCTCCCCAGGGGCAGCCCCAGTAGCTACTCCGTCCAGACAGCACAACAAGACCAGGCTGGTGTCACATCCATCCGAGCACTGCCTCAGGTACGTTGTATGTGATGGCCATGACAGCTTTGTTCCTGAGAACAGCAGGACCAAAGCCTACAAGTTCACAGTGGGAGTGGGACTGAGGCTGGGACAAGATCcgtccctggccgggcgcggtggctcaagcctataatcccagcactttgggaggctgagacaggcggatcacaaggtcaggagatcgagaccatcctggctaacacggtgaaaccccgtctctactaaaaaatacaaaaaacctagccgggcgaggtggcaggcgcctgtagtcccagctactcgggaggctgaggaaggagaatggcgtaaacccgggaggtggagcttgcagtaagcggagaaccggccactgcactccagcctgggcgacagagcaagactccgtctcaaaaaaaaaaaaaaaagatccctcCCTAACCCTACTGGGTAAACCAGAGGCCTACACGTCCCAACCAACTGCAGGTTTGGATTATTTACTTTGTTATAACTGGGAATCTTCCAGAGCCCTTTATCTTTCTAAAAAGTGCTTCTGATTATTTCAGCATCACTAAATCTTCTCTTAGTCCCATTTCCAAATGCAGTGCTGTGTTTCTAGCAAGCTCCCAGCTGATGCTGATGCTCCATGAACCACACTGTGAGAACCAAGGCTCTAGATGAGTCAGGAACAGGAGGTGGTTAAAGTTCAGCTTAgggcctggagtggtggctcacacctgtaatctcagcactttgggaagccgaggcaggtggatcacctgaggtcaggagttcaaggccagcctggccaacatggcgaaaccctgtctctactaaaaatacgaaaattatttgggtgtagtggcaggcgcctgtagtcccagctactcgggaagctgaggcatgagaattgcttgaacctgggaggcagagattgcagtgagccaagattgcgcccctgcactccagcctgttggaCAAGAGtccgtgtaaaaaaaaaaaaaaaggccgggcgcagtggctcaagcctgtaatcccagcactttgggaggccgagacgggcggatcacgaggtcaggagatcgagaccatcctggctaacagggtgaaaccccgtctctattaagaaatacaaaaaactagccgggcgaggtggcgggtgcctgtagtcccagctactcgggaggctgaggccggagaatggcgtgaacccgggaggcggagcttgcagtgagctgagatccggccactgcactccagcctgggcgacagagcgagagtccgtctcaaaaaaaaaaaaaaaaaagtttgacttAGGGTAATAATAGGTCAGttacagaaaagaggaaaaattcaTGAGACGTAGCAAAAAAGAAACTACCCAAGACTTGAGAGCAAATAATCTAGTTAGTCCCACATCACAACTTCGGTTGTGATCAATTGGTTACCTCAAATGGCACTGGATTTGGCACCATGTTTTCCTCTAACTGTATTGcttggtttttctccttttctagcTGAGGAAATGACAGGCAGGGTCAGTGGTCCAAGTTCTCTGTGGGTcttttttcatgttaattttttgagatggagtctcactctgttgcccaggagggagtgcagtgggtttaagtgattctcctgcctcagcatcccgaatagctgggactacagggcatgtgccaccacacctggctgtattttttgtgtgtttttaatagagacagggtttcaccatattggccaggctggtctcgaactcctgacttcaagcagtctgcctgccttgccctcccaaagtgctgggattgcaggtgtgagccaccgtgcccagctgtttgCATCCAGGGAAAAGTCAGCCAGCACACTCAGGAAGTCAGTGTCACTCAGGGCTTTGTGAGTCACCCCAGTAAGCCAGGCCTCATAGAAATAAAGTGGCCGAGGAAAGGTGAAAGTGTGTTGCACTGGGAGGTAGAACTCCAGGGTCTGAGTCCTGGTTCTGCCCCATTTACTGGATGATCTTGGCTAAGACACATTTTCTCGGAGTCTGTCTATAAAATGGGCTAATACTCAACCTACTGCATGGAGTCACAGCAAGGAGTAAGTGAAATGACAAGGCAGAAGGAAACGCCGAATTTCCATTCAGAGGAATTACTATAGGCCTTAATCTGAATGAAATCTCCCATGAAAACACACAGGCCTGCTAAACAGAAGGGTAAATGTTTTGTTCTTCCGGCTTTAAGCAGTCATAGGAATGTGACAGACATTCCTCTTAGGGAGCGCCTCCTagggtttcctcatctgtctcaCACTGAGTGGATGTAACGCTATTTTAATCCTGCTGTGGCCCCCAATTACTAGTACTTGTCCATACCTCCTTGCATTTCTAGCATCTGCTGTGTGGGGTTCTGTTAGGCTTTGGCATTCCCAGGAACTGGGGCTAAAGCTGCAGCTCTCTTTCCCCTCTAGGGATCGATAAAGTTTCACTGCAGAAAGTCTCCACTGCGCTATGCTGACATCTGCCCTGAACCTTCGCCCTACAGCGTTACAGGCTTTAATCAGATTCTGCTGGAAAGACACAGGTTGATCCACATGTGACCTCTTCTGCCTTCACTGGGCTGGGTGATCCTTGGTGCCTTTGTTTCCACAAGGCCTTTTCCTGCCAGCTGCCTTGCCAAAGACATTTAATCAGCACACAGCTGCCAGACTGTTCCCACAGTGCTCCAAATGCACATGAACAACAGTAACGGCTCCAGCCTTCAAGCCAGGGCCCCATGCCCAGTGCATCAGTGGGCCTGGGGCTCCAGGCTACATCAAGCACGGATGGTGTCAGGGCTGGTAGTTAGCAAACCAGGGTTACGAAACATCAGGGCCACGTTTCACTACCTTCACAGATCATGCATTCACATTCCAGCAGCAGTCATGACTGACTGTCACTACAGTGGGGACCACAGTTCCACATAAGCACTTTTGGAAGAAAACAACCAAAGTTGGCCTAAAATTGGCGCTGGAATTTGGGCTGGGGAAAATTTTGTggttatttcctttaaaaaggaacaaaactttAGTATTTAATAAGttgatttatttaatgtaatttcaaACAATTATGAATAATGCAATGTACAGTAGAATCACATCCTGATTTTATTTAGTAACACTGACCAAGTTTAACTCCATATGAAGTGTAAAGCTTGATACCATTTATGTCTATCAActgtaccaaaaataaaacatttaaaaacaaccatCTGAATGTCAAGTTTTTTCTCCATAAAGGACTTGCCACCTTAAGGGCCCCACGTCTGCCTGAAACATGAGCCACATCAATGCCGGTAAAGGCCTGTATAACCTAGTCTGCATCCTGGAAACCTCTTCTGCCTGGGGCCCCCCACACTAGCTGGTCTCCTGAGAGAGGGAGCAGGCAGGTTCTGGGAGTCAAGCACACGTTTGAGCAAGCAGCACAATAATCCATCTTAAGAATCCTCATTCTGGGATGGCTCCACAATTCCTAAACAGCAGTCTGCAAACTCCACAAACAAGGGCTCTTGCATGTAGGCTCTCATGAGCTTTGCTTTGTCTTCCCCCTGATCGAGGTTGACCATCAACTGCCTGAGGTGTGGATTGAGCAATAAGCTTCTTAATGTTGCAGATTCCCctaaaaattaacaagaaaaaaagccaatctgaGTTCAAGTGGGAAAACATGGAGATGGCTgaaaactgaataaatatttcaagtGTAATAAAActgtcagccaggcgtggtggctcctgtctgtaataccagcaaatagggaggtcaaggtgggcaagatcgcttgagctcagaagttcaagaccagcctgggcaacatggcgagatgCCACCTCTATAAAATGAAAGGTGAGATCAGCATATCAAACTATTTCCACATTAAATGCAGTAACAGATACTAGTTCTTGGTATCTTTGTAAATATTGTAACTTCGTGCCACTTCagctaagaaaaaaatgcttcatCAGCACAATCAAAAAGCTAATAATAGCATTAAGCTGCTGGCATGATTTCCTTCTAGCTACACAAGTTGCCAGTGGTGAAGACAGCTATACGAAATACTCTGATGTCTAGGCATGTGATTCGGCGTGCAGCAGGACCAGTAGCAGGGAACCAACAATAATACCTGCATGGTACTTTACAGTCTATAAAATTGTTCACACTTATTACTAGCTCAGCTCCAAACTCAGTCTAATCATAACCATGAGACTAAGTGCAAAGCATAACCTTTTAACATGATTCTGTGACATGGGAAGAATGAAATTAACACACCATACACATGTAACAATGTTTTAAGGACTGAATAAGCAGTGCTACAAAAATGGCAATACCTGTTTCCCCTTAAATCAAATCATGTGATAACCCGTTTGAGTTAAAGGCTGGACTGTGAACTGAGCACTGGGGATCTGGGAATACAGGTCCCTGCTGTACAAATCGGTATGTGAGAGATAAATTACCATAAAATGTAACAGTGATTTATTACTAGTAAGTCCAAGTTGCTATGGGAAACCAAAAAAGTGCCTAATTCTGAAAGAGACACAAAAGGTCAAGAACAGCTTAGCTGAGCAAAGCAAACTTGAAACAAGCCTTGAAGGAGGAGCAAAATTTTGCCAACCTGCAAGACCAGCAggattccaggcagaaggaatggTGTGGGCAGGCTGGGAGGTGTGACACCCTTATGTTTACAGAATTATGTTGCTAGATAGTAAGGGCCCTGCATGCCATACTTATTCAAGgatttaataactttaaaaaaaatcacaatcctTATAACAGTAAATGTATCTCAACTACTGACAAACAAGCACAGCACAGACTTACCTAAATTCTTTAACAGACTTACCTAAATTCTTTAAATTCTGCAAAGAAACTCTGTCTTCTTCCTCATCACTATTGAGAAAATCAGCTATAGAGTCATCATCATCTAAGGAATACAAAACAGTCAACGGCTCATGACTAAAAAGGAGGCCTGGGCACCAGATTTTAACAACTACTTCAATAGGATAaaaatgtatgcacacacatgtaataGTGATAGGGGTATTCAAGCAGGTACAGACAAAAATCCTCTTCTCCGGAGTTTGTGACTATACTAACACTCCTTTTTTAGAAGAGGGAGGCTAAGTGAAAGAATTGGTGGTTTTAACAAATGCACCCTAGTGTTCACATCCTTACTTGTATATGTGGTCCTGTGGTCTTTAGGCTTAGACCCTGGCTGTCTAATAACTTATTACCCATCCCCACCTCTACTTGGCTCCAACCCTGTGATGGGCCAATTAACTGGATGCTCTGTAAAAAACAGTCAAGCAGAATCTCCTGTGCTTTCAGCATGGGCAGAAACTGCTGGCATTGCCTGAACCCAACCTGGAAATTTCTCAAAGGGCAAAAATGGGCCATGCCTTTGGAGTGAATGTTCAATACCTCTTTGGTGGCACCAGAGGGGCTGCTTTCAGAGCCTGGCATGGTGCATGACACCCAGGAGGTATTAAAGAACATTTAGATGGCTGGACGGATAGGTCGACAGCCCACTACTGCTATGAGCTCTGAACCCCCAGCAGCAGCGAGATGATCTAGGACAAAGAAAGCCTCCTGCCTGGGCTGAGCTCAGATGAACTGACAGCCCCAGCCAGATTCATGGAGGGAGACCTGCAGCTGTGGGCTAGAGAAGGCTCCTGCCAGCAGGGCCCACCACAAACCCCCAAACCACAGCCATGGCCTTTCTCATCTCtgtcttctgcccatttttcttCTCCTGAATACTGCTTTCAGGCTGTTGCCTCAACATCACCCATGATGACATAGCCCCACTCCTGATGCTCAGGGCTAAGAAAGCTGTTGTTTCCCAACGAAGCTCTTGTTCTGGATTCCCTGACCAGCCCCAgtctccccttttccttcctttcaacttTTTCTATGTGAAGTCCCTTGTAGATTTGTTTGAAGTCAACCAACCCACCTTTGTTTTCCACAGGCTTTATGGTTTTAGTATGAAGAGctgatcttatttttttctcaacagGACGAGCTTCAGGGTTGCACTGTTCTGAAAAAGACACAAATCCCAGGCCCACATTACCTCCATTTCAGCAACAAGGCTGCACCTCCCCACCAAGCTAGCATCTAGGTAGGAAGC encodes:
- the ZNHIT3 gene encoding zinc finger HIT domain-containing protein 3 isoform X2, yielding MASLRCSTVVCVICLEKPKYRCPACRVPYCSVACFRKHKEQCNPEARPVEKKIRSALHTKTIKPVENKDDDDSIADFLNSDEEEDRVSLQNLKNLDGLSLCRPGWSAGAQSWLTAISASQVQAILMPQLPE
- the ZNHIT3 gene encoding zinc finger HIT domain-containing protein 3 isoform X4, with translation MASLRCSTVVCVICLEKPKYRCPACRVPYCSVACFRKHKGESATLRSLLLNPHLRQLMVNLDQGEDKAKLMRAYMQEPLFVEFADCCLGIVEPSQNEDS
- the ZNHIT3 gene encoding zinc finger HIT domain-containing protein 3 isoform X5, producing MASLRCSTVVCVICLEKPKYRCPACRVPYCSVACFRKHKEQCNPEARPVEKKIRSALHTKTIKPVENKVMRKKTEFLCRI
- the ZNHIT3 gene encoding zinc finger HIT domain-containing protein 3 isoform X1 is translated as MASLRCSTVVCVICLEKPKYRCPACRVPYCSVACFRKHKEQCNPEARPVEKKIRSALHTKTIKPVENKDDDDSIADFLNSDEEEDRVSLQNLKNLGESATLRSLLLNPHLRQLMVNLDQGEDKAKLMRAYMQEPLFVEFADCCLGIVEPSQNEDS
- the ZNHIT3 gene encoding zinc finger HIT domain-containing protein 3 isoform X3, which produces MASLRCSTVVCVICLEKPKYRCPACRVPYCSVACFRKHKEQCNPEARPVEKKIRSALHTKTIKPVENKDDDDSIADFLNSDEEEDRVSLQNLKNLDGLSLCRPGWSAVAGSQLTASSASRVHAILRPQPPE